The genomic interval TGTTTTACCATTAGCAGGAATTGGAATGAATTATTTAAACCATTTTGACCTTTGGTTGATTTTAACGTGCTATAACGTTTCTTATTGTtcagatacagtgccctctactaatattggcacccttggtaaatatgagcaaagaaggctgtgaaaattgtctttactgtttaatcttttgaatTTTTGtcaaacaaaaatcacaaaacacaggtttttcaaaaaatatctttgttaaatataggtgtgctacctccctttgccaagataacagctctgagtcttctcctttaatgcctgatgaggttggagaatacatggcaagggatctgagaccattcctccatacagaatctctccagatccttcaaatctcaaggtccacgctgatggactctcctcttcagttcaccccacaggttttttctatgggtttcaagtcaggggactgggatggccatggcaggaccttgtttctgtggtcagtaaaaccatttttgtgttgattttgatgtatgtatcagtgtcctgctggaagatccaaccacagcccattttaagctttctggtagaggcagtcaggttttcatttagtatctgttaaatgtaataattgaacaccatcccactcccactgcaatatttgcacattcctgcattgactttattgcatttttgctgctactgtacttataaaaatatagtatttaatttcttgtcactattatacactttacctggctgctactgcaataactgctatgtccatatttggtataagtcagtctgctgaatactaagtcatagtatgttatgtttacatttataccattttaaaattatattgttactctttggcacctatcttttgcactacctgtaaTATTGGACATTTCCACACTAAaattattgtcctgttttagtaggactggactgtactgtcctgtgttatTAGCACAcgtttgcatgtgcactttatgtaaaaatgtgtagctcttatttagttctgtgtcgtctcatgtggttagtgtcttgttttatgtagcaccatggtcctggaggaactttgtttcgtttcactgtgtactgtaccaactgtatatggttgaaatgacaataaagccactagAACTTCAacttgttatgaatgactaagggaatttggcctatatgttacctcatatttatatccctgtgaaacaggaagtcatggttaaacAATTTCCAAAGTTccagtcacccaggtgtacaaatttaaaaaaatatatatcaatgagaatatacttcaaattgatttttctcatatgaattcataagggtgccaataattgttgcacacctatatttagcaaaaatatttttttttctgtgttgtgtttgcaattgtttgatatccatgagagcagagtatttttttaaaaaaatttaaacaaaagatcaaaagcttaaacaataaagacaattttcacagccttctttgctcatatttaccaagggtgccaatattagtgtagggcactgtacatgccaaagagaaacatatttccaTTTAGGAAAGCTTGTAATTTCCAGAGCTAATGTGACCaagtgaagggttttcccaggccatgATATAATTGGGGAAGTTTCCCCCAGTTTTCTCAATCATTTAAAAGTATTATACAGTACAAGCAATAAAAAAGCAAGCAATGTACAAGGTGTGGACTGACACACAATGTGCTCAAAAACAAAGCTCTATCTGGTAAgaatggggtggggggtggtttGGGGAACAGTGCTGGCCTTATAGTACAAACAAGTGCATTTCCATCCAATAACATAATATCTCTATATGAcattaaaaaattcacaaagttAACAGCTCATTGTATTTGTCTGGAACAACCATTACTATACTCAAGTTTATTCCAAATCAAAGACAGCATTGTGCAACTagaataaatatgtatttagaGATGTAAAAAGGTTTCTAATGCGGTCGTGTTCCTCAAGGTCTGAATTCTGAGTCACTAGTATTGCTAGCTACTAACTATAAATCTCACTTTGTTCTAGATATTTGATTTGATAGACTATTTTATTctctaaaatgaaatatttgcagaaatatttgttttctgAAAAGTAAACCTGCACTTACGGTAAAtggaagaaataaatatttcttatttccattatttttttccaatgGCTTTCTCTGTCACACATGTCAATACCCTTcttcacctttaaaaaaaaaaagaaaagaaataccaCCGTGCAGTTGAATgcctgattctgattggtcagaagatgattaagtttctataacagcagctctgaaagcaTTTCTGGCAGCAAGACATATCACAGGATTATATTAACACACTAGTTCTAATACATTGtgttacttattttatttaacctttaattAACCTGGATAGTCACACTGAGACAAAAATCTCAGACAGAtggctttccagtttctcataacctgacaaactgcattttaatgcatgtttaacttcaagagagagagaaaattttgaatctggtgagggaacaactgttgagtgataacaggaacttgttttacGGATGTTCaagaacattaaatgcaactacaaatggataaatagTATCATGtgacattcattaataaataggTATTGTTAGGTTTGGCAAATTGGTGTGGGATGTGAGGAATAACAcctcaggacatgctgttataggaaaataatcaatgtcagcttttattccttacttaattgACAGAGCCACAGATTTAATCAAGCGCTGTGTATTAACACAGCACCCAGTGACCACCAGGAATCTGTGACTCTGTGACATTAGTAAATGTTGTGATGATTGTATAGATCACTGCCAACTATTATACTGTTatagttattatagttattatttgGTTATAAGTGTAACTGGTCCCTTAAATTGACTGGGTTTAATAAAAGCTGTATTATACTGTAAAAAAGCAAGTATAAATAACTTTAACTTGAATCTAAGGGCAATATTGCTAAAACTAAGAAAAGTATGGTAATCAATATTTTAACACAGTGTAACTGGTGTGAGTTCTTTGGGGGAAAGTTCAGGAATCAGAATCtctcaataaataaagaaaatggccCATACGTGCCTAACGCGTTTAATATTTGTATAGTAGGATAATGGTAAAAAATAATATGTGCTGTAATTATAAGGGAGTCTGTGAGTTTTGGTGACACTGAAAGGGGAATTTGAGAAAAGTTTGAGAAATCCTGCCATAAGGATTTGCTTTTCATTTGCTTGCATGGTTTTTACCAACCATAATAATAGAACTGAGGCACAATAAAGGGACTCTAATCTCATTCAGCTAAACTGACGAAGACAATAAAGCACAATGCATTGCCAGTGCAAAATATAAACCATGAACTCTTAACAGAAGTCAAACAGAAAATTTGTTGTTTTGAATTAACTATATTGCAGCTATTTTGTCCTGCATAACCTTCACTGTTCTGTCTCAACAAATGATAGATATTGCTATAAAAAGCTATCATCCTCCTAGGAACTCATCACAAGCctttgctgcaaaaaaaaaaaaactcaatcaAAATCATAGCCTGAATATTCCAGGTCAACAGGATCAGTGGTAGGATAAACCTGCTAAGCTCTAATAATGCTGTGGTATTTGTGtataggatgtgtgtgtgttcacatgaCTCATGCCATCTTGGAGGCAGCTCAAGCTTTAGCAATATTTAAAATCCAGTGTCCCTCATCCTCAGTATGTTGTCTTGTTCCAAAGCTCATATCTGGCTCACACAGTGCTCCTGGTCTCTCTTAATTGGTCGGTCACTAGTGCCCCTGTCCAGAATGACAACATCCAGTTACATCATAGTCAAGTACAAGACAGGTACAATAAACAGATGAATTATTAAATAAGATCTTACAGGCGCCGAGTGGCTCAACTTGTCGAAGCGGAATCTCAGGCTGGATCTTGGAGAATTCTTATTCTTGAACTCTTTTGATAGTGATAAAGCAAGCAAGTGATTATTTTCATGAAATGATCTCTCATTTGTAAGCAAACAAaagatgagaaagaaaacactggcTGCATTCTTAACTATTTAACAGCAGCTGAATTAAACCATATTGAGGAAATGTTCATATTTGGAATTCATTACCTGTGGGACTGCGGCACATTATAACCGGAGTTCCTACACCCTGACCCTCCACACCAAGAGAGGAGCTACACACAGGTGACAAACTGGGAGAAAGCTGGAGATTGTtctggagagaaaaagacaaataaCTCTTTGCTCATAATAAATCCAGCAATTTTCTTTCTACCACTGTGTACTCCTCCATAAAAAGGAGGTTTTGAACACAACCCAGTCATCATTCAATTGAATTCATATTAAGCATACAGAGatactgtcacaaagcagctttacagaaacctggatatagatttagatttttggtgtgtaaatacatatttaaaaaaactacGGACTACCATTGGAAGccaatattaaaatacataaatatccatccatctatctatccattttccatacaacttattctacacagggtcactggggagcctggagcctaccccaagtagcttggggcacaaggtgggggacaccctggtcagggttccaacccatcgcaTTTCACAACTgcacacccatttacacactacagacaatttggaaatgccaatcaacctacaatgcatgtctttggactagtggaggaaaccggagtacctggaggaaacctttGAAGTACAGGGAGtacatgcaagctccgtgcacacagggcggaggtgggattcaaaccgccaaccctggaggtgcgaggcaaacatgctaaccactaagcctctaTGCCACTGTGAACATTAATTGGACTGTGTGATTCAGACAGCCATCTGACTCTCTGTTACCATGCAACACCAACCACCAACCTTAACATAGCTCCCATAACATGATCAGTTTAGATTAAACTAACCTGAACtttgcccacacacacacacacacggacacatgcacacacagactcacaggGTCTCCTTCCTcaagtgtgtctgtgtctccaGCAACACTACTGAAGCTGCTTGTGCTGGATGGAGAGCGAGAGATTTCTGGGCTTTGAGTGCACTCCTGCAGCTTCAGAGCTGGGCTACAGTCAGCcggtagagacagagagagatgagtgaaaatatgttttaaagaaAGTTAAAGACATTAATTAGATCTACTAGTAAGTATAGCAAAACAGCACAAAGGAGAAGTAATGAGGTAACTAATTATTAAGGAATTATTAACTAGCATGGCCCCTCTTCATTCTTCTTGTTTAgttagagaaaaaaattatcaaCATATATTTCACATTCCTGGAGTCTTTATTGTGTGTACTGCTTCTAAAACAGCACCTCAAAGAGCCATATTGGTATAATCTagctttataatataatatagcatTAGGATAACGAACACAACATTTCGTCCACCTACACCTCTTTCAAGTTCAGTCCATAAGTGATAGCACCGATCCTAGTCGTTTCCAGCTGAAGTTCTAATGCTTATATACAAAATCTGTATTTCATTCAGGTATGAAACTTTCTTACGAGTATACTAAACATTCAGATtgagttatattatatatatatatatatatatatatatatatatatatatatatatatatatatatatatatacatacacactttgCCTTGCAAGTCTAGCACTAAGTCTAGGGGAAAAAAGGTGACTTGTAGGAAGCTGGGACAAGACTGTATTGTTAATGACTTATGACTTTACCTCTCTGTACTCAAGCAGATCTCTGGAGAACTGGGGTTTGATGAGGTCTGTGATTTAACCTCTTGTGAGAGTTGACCGTTGTCTAGACTCCTCTGATCACAGAGCATACTGGAGTAAAGCAATGACAAACAGAGGAAATCACTCAGCAGTGTCTTTCCTCACAGTGTGAGTGCAAGGCTGTTTGTACGCAGTCATTTCTCATTGCGCAGCGTTTGACAATATCTCAGTACAGAGTGGGGATGATTTATAGCATCCTTCAGAGCTTTTGTGCATCAGAGGCGGTTCTATTGCAGGAACCGTTCCCATTTCCTTTTCATTCCTCAGCAACATGTTTATGAAACAACGTTTATGAAATAACGTGCTTCATATATGTGTGGTgttctgggaaaacccttcacatggtgaaagtttgacattatacagtatatagttatttcctgaactgaaatgtttttttttcctcttttgcaCATAGCTCAACCATAACTGAAGTTCTAGCATTATAAATTTCCCTTTATTAAAACTTTCCCCTAGAAGTGAAAATGgcaaaattgcatttaaagtgTAAGAGCAAGTGCAGTGTAGGAGCATCACAGACTTTTTCACAGCCAGCATGTGATTACAAATAGAATTAATTAGGCTTATGTCTGTTTTGATACAGCATATAGCTATCCAAGAACTGTGCGCGGAAATCcgacttagctagcaaggttttggacatctttaggcagactaACTGTCTGCTTGTTAAACATGATTTTGCAAGAAGACAGCTGAGGCATGTTGTGGTGTGAAAGTATGTTACGGACAGAAAAAAATAGGCTTTTTATTCCTGTTTGCGAGGGTTCAGCCACAGCGTAATATGtcaggttttcccagaccaccacacataaAATAAGCATGATATTGTTACGTATTGTTACATAACATTACAAATACATGTcaacaaatacaaatgtaaatataattgtCAATAATGGCATATCGATTATTTTGGTTGAATTGAGTTCAATGGAGGTCATTTTCAAGTTATGTGCGAGTGTGTATCTGTATGTCAGTGTGGCTGACCTGCGTGTTAGACGCTCGGTCTGCGCGTCCATGCTAGTGTGCAGCCGGGGGAAAAGACATGAGCGTCTCTTCACCGGGCTCTTCAGAGGAGACTTAGCCGTAGATGACACAGGgtactaaaaaaaagttcaaagttAAACAGTCTGGTCTGAAATTAAATTCACTCGATTCTCTCATTTCCCTTTACTCTAAATGTTACTCTAAAACGGAGcaaattctgttaacaaaggGAAGCTTCTGGTTTATCATTGTACAAACTGCATGTCTAAAACATCACTCATTTGACTTATGTGGTGTAAGACACTGAATGACACTACTATGAgcaaaaattaacaaaaaagtgTTAGAGAGTTTAAAAAACACGTTGTAGTGGCCATCTTGAAACTGGAatcactttctttctcagtaTATAGCTTGCCATCACTTCACACAAATATCAGACTCATGTAAGAGATGTTTTCCAAAGTTTAAAGTTGGAACTGTACCATACAACTTATTAAGAtgtataagattttttttttagcaaataatacaaaaaaattgtattgACTGTATGTAATTAGGTATGATGTGATGAATTAGACAAGCATTTTTGCATACTGCTAAATTATTGTTTTCTAGCTCCTGTACCAAAATTAAAGAGACATACACGCAAAACAAGTTTTCGCTAATCATCTACACTGGGAGTAAAAGGACATTTTATTTGTGCTTAGACGATCACTTTAAACCAGGGATTCTCAACCTTTTTTGGTTTCCCTGATCCTATCGTAAGGACCCAAAATAGTTGTGTGTCTAATGAGAGGACTGGGATTTTGCGTCACACTGCAGCTTAAGTCAGGAAATGTAGTCAAAAGCGCACATCTCATTTGAGCTGCTAGATAGCTACTTTGATTTGATGCACACAAGGACACCGAATCCTGCATAAATAAGTGCTAGTAAGTGctgcagtctggtgtaaaatggtcTTAAGAGGTGCTTCAGTTTGAAGACTAttgaaattttaattaattaataataataataatatgaccaTTTGAATGACtcttttaaaatattccataaatCAAGATCATGTGCAGAGAACAACATTAGAAATAATGGTTGATAAAAATCTTCTTTGAACCCATCCACATCTTGATCCCATTTGGGGTCACGACCcgaaggttgagaacctctgctttAAACCTATTCTGAGTAAACCAGCAAACATGTGTCTGTGAGCGTATTGAGATTGTGCCTGGTACTGTAGCTTGGAGTGCTCACCGAGTTCCTGTTGCACTCAGGGCTGCTATGGGTAAGACCCGCTCCACTCAGACTGGTGGGCACTCCTCCACCCCCTGCAGAGCGGCCATGCTTCTGAGAGCCCACCATCGTCTCCATTGAGTGACTACGCACACGCATTGCTCGCTGATTCAgaaacagaggaaaaaagacAAGGGGAAGATATCTCTGTCAGCTTTTCTCTCAGAAGCAGTGAGGTTGTTGAGCCtgatttttaatgaaatatgttCTGGGTACCTTGATAGTTTCCAGGATTCCCCCATGGCTTCCGTTCTCCATTCGGTCCTCATCACCGCTGAGCGGCTGACCCAGAAGCAGCTGAGTCTGTCTGTGTAACTCATTATGGAGGTTGTCCAGCAATGCCGTTCGCGTTctctcctaacacacacacgtataggAAAATATTAGaaacatacatactgtatcatatgaacaaatgtatatataaaactccCTCTAATAGTTGCTTATAAAGGCCATCaatgtatatgtactgtatcaTAATCTATGCATTAATTACAACTCTAACTATGAAATGGCCACTTGTAAGTGGTTTTTACGGTAGGTGAAAACAACTTAATGCAAACATACTAATgtgaaaatacagaaaatacagGGAAATTCTGATCCAGCTTAAGTTGCAatgttccatccatccctccattttccatcctgcttatcctacacagggtcatgggggagcctggagcctatcccagggaacttggggcacaaggcggggaaacCCTGGACGTAAcataattgcacacacattcacacactacagacaatttggaaatgccaatcagcctacaatgcatgtctttggactggggaaggaaactggagtactcggaggaaacccccaaagcatggggagaaatGCAAGCTCCgagcacaaacaaacatgctaactactaagccactaTGCCCCCCAAGTAGCAATGTTCATTATTTCAAACtcaatcattcatcttcagtaagtccTTTATCCGGGTCAGGGGTTAGGTGGAGCCGGATCCTATCATGGGGACACTGGGCGTGAGGTGAGAATACACAACGAATGGGCCACACACACGTTCATCCCCTCAAAAAATGTTATGTTGTTGACCGCTTTGTACTTACCTCCAGCTTGGCAAATCGATCAGAGCGGTAGCAGGCCAGCTCTGCATTGATCAGCTTAGTCAGCAAGAACTCTCTGAATTCTGGGCCCTGTGGATGGATAGAATGAGACAGCAAATACAatgacatgcaaaaaaaaatcctttctaACATAGAAGCAGCTAATTTGACTGCAGCTATTTACCTTTCTGAAGACTGGAGGATTGGGGAGCGGAGGACCGAATTGTGGAACATCATCTCTTGCTGTGACAGAGACCTGCAATGCACCATTCTTATTTAGCTAAAACTTAAAGATATCTTTTTAAGTCTGGGTATGACAATCCAGATGGATGGACTGTCCTTCATTATCATCTCCATAGTTGTCTATCCTTATGGAAGGCAGGTACATTGCAGTTTACTTCAAAATAACatgtattatactgtatttacagatATATGTCAGCTATtgagtacattttttttcatgaacatTGAGAGATGACTCACATATATGACCGGTTGAAGATGTTGTCATGTATTAGGAGAGGAGATCACTTATTAAGTCATTAATGCAGGGATGTTTACTGTATTTGTCAATGCACATTTGTATTGACTTGCTGattttacaattatttaaatGGATTTCTATAAAATTCAATGTTattcaaatgtcaaaatgttgttgtttttttattagaagGTAGAGGAAAATTTCATGAAACAATTTCAGCCATAGctagacaaagaaaaaacaatctCTAATCAATAAATTGCAGAATTTGTCCAGCAATGAGCCATTTTGGAGCTGAAAAATTCGAttcagtgtcacatgatctgacTCAGTGAAAAGAACTAGAATTCACACATACCTGCAGTTTAACAGTAATACGTGTTAGATTATTATAATTGTATACCTTGCTATCATAAAtgttatttgtgtgatgttctGTTTTTATAAGAGCTGCTtgatagaaatatataaaaaggtTAATATATGTGTTTTGCATAATAATATCAATTAGCCCAATTTATTTCTACCTTGTATGTGGTGTCGTCTGTACCCGGATTCTCCACCGTGACCAGGATATAAGCATGAAGAAAGTTGGACGCGATCATGTCAGGCACAAATGGTGTGGCCTCTTCTTGAAAAACTATTGCCACTATGTCATTTCCTATATGTCTCTTCCTTTGAAGCTGTGCATgggtgaaaaaaacaacaacacatccATTTGGAAATATAGCCGTAGATGCTCCActaaatgtacacatttaacACTTGCAGCAAAGCTTTACGAGTATTAATAGTAGGTAGTGTCGCTAAATGCTACCTCTCAGGCTGAATATGTACCTGTTGTGTGTCCCCTTCTGTGAAGGGTAACTTGGTAGAGACGTGGAACATGAGCTC from Ictalurus furcatus strain D&B chromosome 18, Billie_1.0, whole genome shotgun sequence carries:
- the rap1gap2b gene encoding rap1 GTPase-activating protein 2b isoform X2 codes for the protein MPRKLWKQEMLTISSVPLADCPPSPPRTAPAALKSAPFFDSLEKMEQVSEVDEMRPGPQRVKDDDVSYPSIEKVLQDGPPYPQVILPQSGGYWIEDPETPAITPNSGESSWYHEEDEEGANPGGEFGYRLESNYGIRAYRKHFLGREHLDFYCTASNHGNLVLSLRHEETKDQEHLHIILRTPAKTVYDRILVTGLLELPSVPQLAKLLCEDIVGLRFNPVLYTRGSQLILNYDEHELNNTFKFGVIYQKFGQMSEEELFGNSEETPAFTEFLRVLGDCVELQDFKGFRGGLDVSNGQTGSQSVYTVFKGQELMFHVSTKLPFTEGDTQQLQRKRHIGNDIVAIVFQEEATPFVPDMIASNFLHAYILVTVENPGTDDTTYKVSVTARDDVPQFGPPLPNPPVFRKGPEFREFLLTKLINAELACYRSDRFAKLEERTRTALLDNLHNELHRQTQLLLGQPLSGDEDRMENGSHGGILETIKRAMRVRSHSMETMVGSQKHGRSAGGGGVPTSLSGAGLTHSSPECNRNSYPVSSTAKSPLKSPVKRRSCLFPRLHTSMDAQTERLTRSMLCDQRSLDNGQLSQEVKSQTSSNPSSPEICLSTESPALKLQECTQSPEISRSPSSTSSFSSVAGDTDTLEEGDPNNLQLSPSLSPVCSSSLGVEGQGVGTPVIMCRSPTEFKNKNSPRSSLRFRFDKLSHSAPGH
- the rap1gap2b gene encoding rap1 GTPase-activating protein 2b isoform X1, translated to MLRRKRSVSFGGFGWVDKSTITALRTRKQEMLTISSVPLADCPPSPPRTAPAALKSAPFFDSLEKMEQVSEVDEMRPGPQRVKDDDVSYPSIEKVLQDGPPYPQVILPQSGGYWIEDPETPAITPNSGESSWYHEEDEEGANPGGEFGYRLESNYGIRAYRKHFLGREHLDFYCTASNHGNLVLSLRHEETKDQEHLHIILRTPAKTVYDRILVTGLLELPSVPQLAKLLCEDIVGLRFNPVLYTRGSQLILNYDEHELNNTFKFGVIYQKFGQMSEEELFGNSEETPAFTEFLRVLGDCVELQDFKGFRGGLDVSNGQTGSQSVYTVFKGQELMFHVSTKLPFTEGDTQQLQRKRHIGNDIVAIVFQEEATPFVPDMIASNFLHAYILVTVENPGTDDTTYKVSVTARDDVPQFGPPLPNPPVFRKGPEFREFLLTKLINAELACYRSDRFAKLEERTRTALLDNLHNELHRQTQLLLGQPLSGDEDRMENGSHGGILETIKRAMRVRSHSMETMVGSQKHGRSAGGGGVPTSLSGAGLTHSSPECNRNSYPVSSTAKSPLKSPVKRRSCLFPRLHTSMDAQTERLTRSMLCDQRSLDNGQLSQEVKSQTSSNPSSPEICLSTESPALKLQECTQSPEISRSPSSTSSFSSVAGDTDTLEEGDPNNLQLSPSLSPVCSSSLGVEGQGVGTPVIMCRSPTEFKNKNSPRSSLRFRFDKLSHSAPGH